A window of Roseateles sp. XES5 genomic DNA:
GACGAAATCGTGCTGTCGATCCTGGAGCACCATTCCAACATCGTGCCGTGGCATTTCATCCGCGAACGGCAGGGCGCCAAGCTCGTCTGGGCACCCGTCGACGATATGGGCGCGTTCCATATCGAGGACTTCGTCAAGTGCCTGACGGAGCGCACCAAGCTCATCGCGATCACGCATATGTCGAATGCGCTCGGCACCATCGTGCCGATCAAGGAAATCTGCCGCATCGCCCGCGAGCGCGGCATTCCGGTGCTGGTCGACGGGTCGCAGGGCGCGGTGCACATGCCGGTCGACGTGCGCGACATCGACTGCGACTGGTACGTGATGACCGGTCACAAGCTCTATGGCCCCTCGGGTATCGGCGTGCTCTACGGCAAGATGGACCGGCTCAGGGAGATGCGTCCCTTCCAGGGCGGCGGCGAGATGATCGTCGACGTCAGCGAGGACGCCGTCACCTATAATGATCCGCCGCACCGCTTCGAGGCCGGCACGCCGCCCATCGTGCAGGCGATCGGCCTTGGCCATGCGCTCGACTACATGGAGAAGATCGGCCGCGCGGCGATCTCCGCCCACGAGGCGGACCTGCGCGACTATGCCCATGAGCGGCTGTCGGCGATCAATTCGCTGCGCATCTTCGGCACGGCGCCCGGCAAGGGCTCGATCTTCTCCTTCGAGCTGGAAGGCATCCATGCCCATGACGTGTCGATGGTGATCGACCGGGCAGGGGTCGCGGTGCGCGCCGGCACCCATTGTGCCCAGCCGCTCTTGAAACGCTTCGGCGTCACCTCCACATGCCGGGCATCGTTCGGCCTCTACAACACGCGCGCCGAAGTCGATGTTCTGGCCGATGCGCTCGACCATGCCCGCAAGTTTTTTGCCTGAGGAGTAGACCCATGTCCCTCGATGCAACGGAAGACAAGATCGACGTCCGTGATGGCATCGTCCATTCGGCGATCCCGGAGGAGGAGCTGGCTCGCCTCAGCGACGACATCATCTCGGCCCTGAAGACGGTCTATGACCCGGAAATCCCGGCCGATATCTTCGAGCTCGGCCTGATTTACAAGATCGATATCGAAGACGACCGCATGGTCAAGATCGACATGACGCTGACGGCCCCCGGCTGCCCCGTCGCCGGCGAGATGCCGGGCTGGGTGGAAAACGCCGTCAGCGCGGTCGAGGGCGTGTCCGGCGTCGAGGTCAAGATGACCTTCGATCCGCCGTGGACGCCGGACCGCATGTCGGAAGAAGCGCAGGTCGCGGTCGGCTGGTATTGATCGTTTAACCGGCGATCACTAGATTCGGATTCGGAAACCATCGGGCCTTGAACCCGTTAGGTCGAAGGAGATACGGCCCATGGCCTTTGCAGTGATGACACTTACCGATGCGGCGGCGAACCGCATCAAGGCGATCGTCGACAATGCCGGCGGCGATGCCGTGGGCATTCGCGTCGGCATCAAGAAGGGCGGCTGCGCCGGAATGGAATATTCCGTCGACCTCGTGACCGAGCCCAATGCCAAGGACGATCTCATCGAGCATGCCGACGCCCGCGTCTGGATCGCGCCGGAAGCGGTGCTTTACCTCCTCGGCACACAGATGGATTTCGAGGTGACGACGCTGCGCTCGGGCTTCACCTTCCACAACCCGAACCAGACGTCCGCCTGCGGCTGCGGCGAATCGGTCGAGTTGAAACCCGCCGATCTCGCGGCGCTCGCCGCTGCCGGCCAGCCGACGGTTCGCGCCTGATACCAGCGGGTTCAGGACCGGCTAATCCTCGCGACTTTCCTTCGCGGATGCTTTTGCCTAGTCTCCGACGCACGGCATGAGGATCGCGTGCCGGCGTGATCGCCAGGGAGGGCGCGAGCGATGACCGGCTTTGCCACGACCCTTTACGAGAACCTGCCGTTTCCCGTGCTTATCGTCGATGGTGAGGCCCGCGTGGTCTCGCACAACGAGGCGGCTGCGCGCACCTTCGGCTGGAACCGCGATGGCTGCAAGCCACCCGCCACGGCAATCCTCGAAGGCGTGAATCCGGCGGCGCTGCTCGTTCGCCATGGCGCGGAGGGGCGGGAAAACGCCCACGCCTTTTCCTTCCGGCATGACAATGGCTCCCGCTTCGAGGCGACGGCCCATGTCATCTGCCTTGCCGACGAGCCCGACGGCGCGCGCTATGCGCTGCTGCTGCGCAGCCTCCTCAGCGGCGGCAGCCATGGCGAGCAGATCCTGCTCGGCCAGCGCATCGCCGCCGCCCTCGACACCATGACGGAGGGCTTTGCGATCTTCGATTCGGCCGAGCGCCTCGTGATGTTCAACCGGTCCTACAAGGAGCGCTGCGGCGAGGCGCGCGATGCCGTGCGCGTGGGCGCGACGCTGGAAAGCATCGCCCGCGCCAATATCCGCGTCGGCATGTTTCCCGGCATCGAGGAGGGCACGCCGGAAGCCGAGGCGATGGTGCTTGAGCGCCTCGAAAGCCACCGCAACACCGGCAGCGGCGGGGCGATCTTCGAGTTCGGCAAGGGCCGGTGGATCCGCGGGGAAAGCCATGTCGCCGAAACCGGCGACATCGTCGCCATGCGCGTCGACATATCGGAATTGAAACGCACGGAGGCGGCGCTGGAGGAAAAGCGGCGTGACTATCTTTCGCTGCTGCAGATCCTGCCCGACATGATCCTGCGCTTCGACAAGGACCTTACGATCCGCTTTGCCAATGACAAATATGCCAACCGCTTCGACCTGAGCGCGGAAGAGCTGATCGGCAGGAACCTCGCCGATCTCGCCCGCAATCAGGAGCAGCGGGCGCAGCTTGCCCAGGTGACGCGCTATACGCGCGAAGAACCGCTGCGAACCCAGGAGGTCTGCAGCGAGGGGCCGAACGGCGAGGAAATCTGGGTGCTGTGGACCGCGGTGGCGATCTTCGACGAGGAGGGCGTCGCCGAGGTGGTCAGCGTCGGGCGCGACATCACCGAGGCCAAGCGCCAGCAGCAGCAGGTGGAGGCGCAGACCAGCGAGCTGCGCCGCAAGAACGAAGCGCTCGACCAGTTCACCGCCACCGTCTCGCACGACCTGAAGGCGCCGCTCCGCCATCTCTCGATGTTCGCCGAAATGATTTCGGAAGACCTGCATCGCGGCGAGTTCGCCGAACTGCCGCACTATGCCGACCACGTGCGCAAGAGCGCG
This region includes:
- a CDS encoding SUF system Fe-S cluster assembly protein — its product is MSLDATEDKIDVRDGIVHSAIPEEELARLSDDIISALKTVYDPEIPADIFELGLIYKIDIEDDRMVKIDMTLTAPGCPVAGEMPGWVENAVSAVEGVSGVEVKMTFDPPWTPDRMSEEAQVAVGWY
- the sufA gene encoding Fe-S cluster assembly scaffold SufA yields the protein MAFAVMTLTDAAANRIKAIVDNAGGDAVGIRVGIKKGGCAGMEYSVDLVTEPNAKDDLIEHADARVWIAPEAVLYLLGTQMDFEVTTLRSGFTFHNPNQTSACGCGESVELKPADLAALAAAGQPTVRA
- a CDS encoding cysteine desulfurase; protein product: MEHAPAKAYDLEAIRKDFPILSKTVYGKPLVYLDNGASAQKPQSVIDAVAHAYSNEYANVHRGLHFLSNAATDAYEAAREKVRRFLNAASVDEIIFTKSSTEAINTVAYGYGMPKIGEGDEIVLSILEHHSNIVPWHFIRERQGAKLVWAPVDDMGAFHIEDFVKCLTERTKLIAITHMSNALGTIVPIKEICRIARERGIPVLVDGSQGAVHMPVDVRDIDCDWYVMTGHKLYGPSGIGVLYGKMDRLREMRPFQGGGEMIVDVSEDAVTYNDPPHRFEAGTPPIVQAIGLGHALDYMEKIGRAAISAHEADLRDYAHERLSAINSLRIFGTAPGKGSIFSFELEGIHAHDVSMVIDRAGVAVRAGTHCAQPLLKRFGVTSTCRASFGLYNTRAEVDVLADALDHARKFFA
- a CDS encoding PAS domain S-box protein is translated as MTGFATTLYENLPFPVLIVDGEARVVSHNEAAARTFGWNRDGCKPPATAILEGVNPAALLVRHGAEGRENAHAFSFRHDNGSRFEATAHVICLADEPDGARYALLLRSLLSGGSHGEQILLGQRIAAALDTMTEGFAIFDSAERLVMFNRSYKERCGEARDAVRVGATLESIARANIRVGMFPGIEEGTPEAEAMVLERLESHRNTGSGGAIFEFGKGRWIRGESHVAETGDIVAMRVDISELKRTEAALEEKRRDYLSLLQILPDMILRFDKDLTIRFANDKYANRFDLSAEELIGRNLADLARNQEQRAQLAQVTRYTREEPLRTQEVCSEGPNGEEIWVLWTAVAIFDEEGVAEVVSVGRDITEAKRQQQQVEAQTSELRRKNEALDQFTATVSHDLKAPLRHLSMFAEMISEDLHRGEFAELPHYADHVRKSAARMRRIIDSLLEFSQIAYRIAAPKPVSLSVVVRDALALLESHVEESGGTVDVQPLPEIMGDPELLKRLAQNLIGNALKYRQPAEAPVVRIYSRQGLQGIDFIVEDDGIGIDPQHVGRIFEVFQRLHRDESVYQGTGVGLALARRIVESHNGVIALDTSYGPGARFIVTFPQPMKSRGNDRGGLA